From the Plectropomus leopardus isolate mb chromosome 18, YSFRI_Pleo_2.0, whole genome shotgun sequence genome, one window contains:
- the si:dkey-154b15.1 gene encoding uncharacterized protein si:dkey-154b15.1, with product MDLPVEATVHLNNFPDEAEVREILRSHGFELTDLSSNQVRVKGSFLKLKAVKASLEHILNSQTKANVTPVPMVSSGAISKHSTGNSSEVHDNRRWDKPANGSPSSPTAFRSVVSYIQRKTSFSRRSDQRDSSRREREFFVVDADVFKYVERLREKDLNTILHSHDVRMDVHEVGKNSNVTLIGKSARVAAGKLQSLLNDLNKSLRTQEVPLKDMDSEGQALLQRIQKDQNIYNAVLVCQIDNRLHLIGPSGESHELKQRLLARSADQSGRTGRTWHRNPSRRSQSLLQHNYRYTERNSGAIVNLSSAGAAGYSPPKVDKQEGPYFSRSGALRRSHSETWKKPQAEGVNLQKEMENSPPPRKSAKKFFMELFNIKEKKRFKFTKKERK from the coding sequence ATGGATTTACCCGTGGAGGCGACCGtacatttgaataatttccCCGATGAGGCAGAGGTGAGAGAAATCCTCAGGTCACACGGGTTTGAGCTGACAGATCTCAGCAGCAATCAGGTGCGTGTCAAGGGCTCGTTTTTGAAACTCAAGGCTGTGAAGGCGTCTTTGGAGCACATCCTTAACTCACAAACTAAGGCGAACGTCACGCCGGTCCCAATGGTGTCCTCTGGAGCCATTTCCAAACACTCCACAGGAAACAGCTCAGAGGTCCATGATAACAGACGCTGGGACAAACCTGCGAATGGTTCTCCTTCTTCACCCACCGCCTTCAGGTCAGTGGTGTCATACATCCAACGTAAAACTTCGTTTTCTCGAAGATCAGACCAGCGTGACTCATCCAGGCGTGAAAGGGAGTTCTTTGTCGTTGATGCAGATGTGTTTAAGTACGTGGAGCGACTCAGGGAGAAAGACTTGAACACAATCCTGCACAGCCATGACGTTAGAATGGACGTGCATGAAGTCGGCAAAAACTCCAACGTCACTTTAATTGGAAAGAGCGCAAGGGTAGCTGCCGGTAAACTTCAGAGCCTCCTGAATGATCTTAACAAATCACTGCGCACACAGGAAGTTCCTCTGAAGGACATGGATTCAGAAGGACAGGCTCTTCTACAGAGAATTCAGAAAGACCAAAACATCTACAATGCAGTGCTCGTGTGTCAGATAGACAATCGGCTGCACCTGATCGGACCGTCTGGTGAGAGCCACGAGTTAAAGCAGAGGCTGTTGGCGAGGTCGGCTGACCAGTCGGGACGTACTGGGAGGACATGGCACAGGAACCCCAGTAGGAGGAGCCAATCTCTGCTACAACACAATTACAGgtacacagagagaaacagtggcGCCATCGTGAATCTGTCCTCTGCCGGAGCTGCTGGTTACTCTCCGCCAAAGGTGGACAAACAGGAAGGTCCTTATTTCAGTCGAAGCGGTGCTTTGAGAAGAAGCCACTCTGAGACCTGGAAGAAGCCCCAGGCAGAAGGGGTTAATTTGCaaaaagagatggaaaacaGCCCTCCACCTCGTAAATCAGCCAAGAAATTCTTCATggaattatttaatattaaagaaaagaaacggTTTAAATTCacgaaaaaagaaagaaaatga